The following proteins are encoded in a genomic region of Cyclonatronum proteinivorum:
- a CDS encoding LexA family protein, whose product MLKVTEIQALGQGRMSPTQMLPLYSESVQAGFPSPAQDHIEKKLDLNDYLVSHPVATFFVRVQGDSMREANIHSGDILIVDRALEAVSGKIIVAVLNGEFTVKRLKRENGEVWLLPENDDFDPIPITPESDFEVWGVVTWVIHKAQ is encoded by the coding sequence ATGCTGAAAGTCACCGAAATACAGGCCCTTGGTCAGGGCAGAATGTCGCCAACGCAGATGTTGCCGCTGTACAGCGAGTCGGTTCAGGCTGGCTTTCCTTCACCCGCGCAGGATCATATCGAAAAAAAGCTCGATCTGAACGATTATCTGGTGAGCCATCCGGTTGCGACTTTTTTCGTACGCGTACAGGGCGACTCCATGCGGGAAGCCAACATTCACTCCGGCGACATCCTGATTGTGGATCGTGCACTCGAAGCGGTGAGCGGAAAAATCATCGTCGCCGTGCTGAACGGCGAGTTTACGGTGAAGCGTCTCAAAAGAGAAAACGGAGAAGTTTGGCTCCTGCCCGAAAATGACGACTTTGACCCTATTCCCATCACCCCCGAATCCGATTTTGAAGTGTGGGGCGTAGTGACCTGGGTTATCCACAAAGCACAGTAA
- the menD gene encoding 2-succinyl-5-enolpyruvyl-6-hydroxy-3-cyclohexene-1-carboxylic-acid synthase encodes MPDSGTDPHMPVGTGELNFVFGYRLLAELSRHGLRHVVISPGSRSTPLTLAAALLHQAGKITTHIILDERSAAFFALGIGKSTGIPAALICTSGTAAANYYPAVIEARMTSTPMLVLSADRPFALQGVLAPQTINQTNLFGDYAVIFRESEALIEADPTGLKTAELARTLYDAARRLGGPAHLNAGFSKPLEPKQNRVADLIQWCNETRKKLQDEALSLPGIAPDAENESMLEKLFGLLQEADRPLIICGPLNAASQAERELLRLTLSNTRIPHIIEGTASAQHYDDSETPKIVYGYESFLRSDGISKSLKPDFILRVGFPPVSRALNTYLKTHAYVVQWCLSSTEEEPDPLKTHTRFVQFAPFSGLPARAAELIAKPASESPQQDHQPWLDEWKAYEARFRTRLASLTNENPDNAPLTDGQVFRHFLASAQTHRSASETSQLFISNSFSVRDLDLFNAQALPFAGVHHNRGASGIDGISSTAAGICTGSGTPCWLLIGELSFLHDTNALLQLSQHRGAPIRILVLNNSGGTIFRMLPVSAHENVYQTYFETPQQADLGLLCKAHGITHLRAKTTSELTLALQTATECENGVIVLEAITDTTQSMAERRMLWEAAKDF; translated from the coding sequence ATGCCTGATTCCGGCACTGACCCTCACATGCCTGTGGGGACCGGAGAACTCAATTTTGTTTTTGGATACCGCCTTCTTGCTGAACTGTCCCGACACGGACTCAGGCATGTCGTTATCTCTCCCGGTTCCCGCTCAACTCCCCTTACCCTTGCTGCGGCACTGCTGCATCAGGCCGGTAAAATCACGACCCACATCATCCTTGATGAGCGCAGCGCCGCATTTTTTGCACTTGGCATAGGGAAATCCACCGGCATCCCGGCCGCCCTTATCTGCACATCAGGAACAGCTGCCGCCAACTATTACCCCGCCGTTATTGAAGCGCGGATGACTTCCACGCCCATGCTGGTGCTTTCCGCAGACCGGCCTTTTGCCCTTCAGGGCGTTCTTGCTCCGCAGACCATCAACCAAACAAACCTGTTCGGCGACTATGCGGTCATTTTCCGGGAATCAGAAGCACTTATTGAAGCCGACCCCACCGGCCTCAAAACAGCCGAGCTTGCCCGAACACTCTACGACGCGGCAAGGCGTCTGGGCGGCCCCGCGCATCTGAACGCCGGTTTTTCGAAACCTCTCGAACCCAAACAAAACCGTGTTGCCGATCTCATTCAATGGTGCAACGAGACGCGAAAAAAACTACAGGATGAAGCGCTTAGCCTGCCCGGTATTGCTCCCGATGCGGAGAACGAATCCATGCTGGAAAAACTCTTCGGTCTGCTTCAGGAAGCCGATCGCCCCCTGATCATCTGCGGACCGCTGAACGCAGCATCGCAGGCAGAGCGCGAGCTTCTCCGCCTCACCCTAAGCAACACCCGGATTCCGCACATCATAGAAGGCACGGCTTCCGCACAGCATTACGATGATTCCGAAACGCCAAAAATCGTTTACGGATACGAAAGCTTCCTGCGTAGCGATGGTATCAGCAAATCACTCAAACCTGATTTCATTCTGCGCGTAGGTTTCCCGCCGGTCAGCCGGGCGCTGAATACGTATCTAAAAACCCACGCCTACGTGGTTCAATGGTGCCTCAGTAGTACGGAAGAAGAGCCTGATCCGCTCAAAACCCATACCCGTTTCGTGCAGTTTGCGCCTTTCAGTGGCTTGCCTGCTCGGGCTGCTGAACTTATTGCCAAACCTGCGTCTGAGTCACCGCAGCAAGATCATCAGCCCTGGCTGGATGAATGGAAGGCTTACGAAGCCCGATTCCGCACCCGGCTCGCGTCCCTGACCAACGAAAACCCGGACAACGCCCCGCTCACAGACGGGCAGGTGTTTCGCCACTTTCTTGCGTCCGCCCAAACACACCGCAGCGCTTCTGAGACCTCGCAGCTTTTCATTTCCAACTCCTTCTCTGTGCGGGATCTGGATTTGTTTAACGCACAGGCGCTTCCTTTTGCAGGGGTTCACCACAACAGGGGGGCGAGCGGAATTGACGGCATCAGCTCCACAGCCGCCGGCATCTGCACCGGAAGCGGCACGCCCTGCTGGCTTTTGATCGGAGAACTCTCCTTCCTGCACGACACCAACGCCCTGCTGCAGTTATCGCAACACCGCGGTGCCCCGATTCGCATACTTGTGCTGAACAACAGCGGGGGGACCATCTTCCGCATGCTGCCGGTGAGCGCGCATGAGAACGTTTACCAAACCTATTTCGAAACCCCGCAACAGGCCGATCTGGGACTGCTTTGCAAAGCGCACGGCATTACGCACCTGCGTGCAAAAACGACATCCGAACTTACACTTGCCCTGCAGACCGCAACAGAATGTGAAAATGGGGTAATCGTGCTCGAAGCAATCACCGACACGACACAGAGCATGGCCGAACGCCGCATGCTCTGGGAAGCGGCAAAAGATTTCTGA
- a CDS encoding DUF3299 domain-containing protein, which produces MTTASYSLSFTAVLTAVILVLFMLRTDASAFKGSPEAEHGTVTSEAPRVMFSDFRKYQIHRQNAEIPEDLKALDGQEISVIGYMVPFDRIENITQFILLQAPFMGCMHVPPPQANETLMIETARPLSTYTYEPLRVTGTLNIDEVFVEGFLVSVYTITNARVSSGSSSDVELDGLPDNFHFYGDL; this is translated from the coding sequence ATGACTACCGCTTCCTATTCTTTGAGCTTCACGGCAGTACTGACTGCCGTAATTTTGGTCCTCTTCATGCTCCGAACAGACGCCTCCGCCTTCAAAGGCAGCCCTGAAGCGGAACATGGTACCGTCACTTCAGAAGCTCCCAGAGTCATGTTCAGCGACTTTCGCAAGTATCAGATTCACCGGCAAAACGCTGAAATTCCCGAAGATCTGAAAGCCCTCGATGGTCAGGAGATTTCGGTAATCGGCTATATGGTCCCCTTCGACCGCATTGAAAATATCACGCAGTTTATATTGCTGCAGGCACCATTTATGGGGTGTATGCACGTGCCGCCGCCACAGGCAAATGAAACCCTGATGATTGAAACTGCAAGGCCGCTTTCAACCTACACCTATGAACCGCTCCGGGTTACCGGCACTCTCAATATTGATGAAGTTTTTGTGGAAGGATTTCTGGTGAGTGTGTACACCATCACAAATGCGCGGGTAAGCTCCGGCAGCTCCTCAGATGTAGAGCTTGACGGCCTGCCGGATAACTTTCATTTCTACGGAGATTTGTAA
- a CDS encoding isochorismate synthase — MIRTKTSDLHTKADNNRSVLPLQDDADFVACAKEAVQLTKVAKEPVIFSVTVSFESIDPLAVLEILAESDQFQYYWEHPEERLALSAGRAIRTISCKGKCPKANTNGAFTDRFSGTSEAIKAVCEDIVEYSAIRHSLAGVHFLGGFSFFDRQDAQAWKNFHAADFVVPEWSFVRDGKLCLLTVNKEVPRNVNAEKLTEGIRATIDRMATQLLKSTSAALYETSSHKSDTPEVIEEPDSLENWIESINEAKNLIRLGILSKIVLSRMLRIRLSGRQQPTRILNQLRNEYPSCYTFMMRPEGKTAFVGSTPERLLSIRSNYILTEGLAGSISRGKSATEDTILEKQLLNSEKDLEEHRLVVEDIREKLRNFCDEVNHPPQPGIKKFTNVQHLYTPISAWTNNKYDPFVILQSLHPTPAVGGVPSRKALGLIPEYELYERGWYAGPVGWLNSKGRGEFVVAIRSGLITEHEALFYAGCGIVQDSDPVAEWEETKLKLIPMLTAINHA, encoded by the coding sequence ATGATCCGTACTAAAACCTCAGATTTACACACCAAAGCTGACAACAATCGCTCCGTCCTTCCGCTACAGGACGACGCAGACTTCGTGGCGTGCGCCAAGGAAGCCGTTCAGCTCACAAAAGTAGCAAAGGAACCTGTCATATTTTCTGTGACCGTCTCCTTTGAAAGTATCGACCCGCTCGCTGTGCTTGAAATCCTTGCTGAATCGGATCAGTTTCAGTATTACTGGGAACATCCGGAAGAACGTCTTGCCCTGTCGGCCGGACGAGCCATCCGCACCATTAGCTGTAAGGGAAAGTGCCCCAAAGCAAACACAAATGGTGCATTTACAGACCGGTTTTCAGGTACTTCGGAAGCCATTAAAGCTGTTTGTGAAGATATTGTTGAATACAGTGCTATTCGTCACAGCCTTGCCGGTGTTCACTTCCTGGGCGGCTTTTCTTTCTTTGACCGGCAGGATGCGCAAGCCTGGAAAAACTTTCATGCCGCTGATTTTGTAGTTCCGGAGTGGTCGTTTGTACGGGACGGTAAATTGTGTCTTCTCACCGTCAACAAAGAAGTTCCGCGCAATGTGAACGCGGAGAAGCTCACTGAAGGCATCCGGGCGACCATCGATCGCATGGCTACACAGCTGCTCAAATCAACCTCAGCGGCACTTTATGAAACGTCATCGCACAAAAGCGATACGCCGGAAGTCATCGAAGAGCCGGACTCCCTTGAAAATTGGATTGAAAGCATTAATGAAGCTAAAAATCTGATACGGCTCGGCATTCTTTCTAAAATTGTGCTTTCCCGTATGCTGCGTATCCGGCTCTCAGGCAGGCAACAGCCTACCCGCATTCTGAATCAGCTTCGCAACGAATACCCTTCCTGCTATACTTTTATGATGCGTCCGGAAGGTAAAACAGCATTCGTAGGAAGCACACCCGAACGCCTGCTTTCCATCCGCTCCAATTACATCCTGACTGAAGGGCTTGCAGGAAGTATTTCCCGCGGAAAATCGGCAACCGAAGACACTATTCTGGAAAAACAGCTGCTGAACAGCGAAAAAGATCTTGAAGAACACCGTCTTGTAGTTGAAGATATACGCGAAAAACTGCGTAACTTTTGTGATGAAGTTAATCATCCCCCTCAACCGGGAATCAAAAAATTCACCAACGTTCAGCATCTCTACACCCCCATTTCTGCCTGGACCAACAATAAATATGATCCCTTCGTGATTCTTCAAAGTCTGCACCCCACGCCTGCGGTAGGCGGGGTTCCCTCCCGCAAAGCACTCGGCCTCATTCCTGAGTATGAGCTGTATGAGCGGGGTTGGTATGCCGGTCCCGTCGGCTGGCTGAACAGCAAGGGCCGGGGCGAGTTTGTCGTAGCTATTCGCAGCGGACTCATCACAGAACACGAAGCGCTGTTTTATGCAGGCTGTGGTATCGTACAGGATTCGGACCCCGTTGCAGAATGGGAAGAGACCAAGCTGAAGCTCATCCCCATGTTAACAGCTATCAACCATGCCTGA
- a CDS encoding 1,4-dihydroxy-2-naphthoyl-CoA synthase yields the protein MNWITARTYEDITYKKAEGIARIAFNRPDVRNAFRPKTVFELEDAFLDAQEDRNVGVVLLTGEGPAKDGVWSFCSGGDQRVRQAKGYQGEDGRQRLNILDVQRIIRFMGKVVICLVPGWAVGGGHSLHVVCDMTLASREHAIFKQTDANVASFDAGFGSAYLARQVGQKRAREIFFLGRNYSAQEAYEMGMVNQVVPHDELEAEGIKMAKEILEKSPTAIRMLKFAFNLIDDGLVGQQVFAGETTRLAYMTEEASEGKNAFLEKRKPDFDKYRI from the coding sequence ATGAACTGGATAACAGCCAGAACCTACGAAGATATCACCTACAAAAAAGCTGAAGGCATTGCCCGTATAGCTTTCAACAGACCCGATGTACGAAATGCTTTCCGTCCCAAAACCGTATTCGAGCTCGAAGACGCCTTCCTCGATGCGCAGGAAGACCGTAATGTGGGTGTCGTTTTGCTTACCGGTGAAGGCCCTGCCAAAGACGGCGTGTGGTCATTCTGCTCGGGGGGCGATCAGCGGGTGCGACAGGCTAAGGGGTATCAGGGTGAAGACGGGCGGCAGCGCCTCAACATTCTGGATGTGCAGCGCATCATCCGGTTCATGGGTAAGGTCGTGATTTGTCTGGTGCCCGGTTGGGCGGTCGGCGGCGGACACAGCCTGCACGTAGTCTGCGACATGACCCTGGCAAGCCGGGAACACGCCATCTTTAAACAAACCGACGCCAACGTGGCAAGCTTCGACGCCGGATTTGGCTCAGCCTATCTTGCGCGTCAGGTTGGGCAAAAGCGCGCCCGCGAAATTTTCTTCTTAGGCCGTAACTACTCTGCACAGGAAGCCTACGAGATGGGCATGGTCAATCAGGTCGTGCCACACGACGAGCTTGAAGCCGAAGGCATCAAAATGGCCAAAGAAATTCTGGAGAAGAGTCCAACCGCCATTCGCATGCTCAAATTTGCCTTCAACCTGATTGATGACGGTCTGGTTGGTCAACAGGTTTTTGCAGGTGAGACGACCCGCCTTGCCTATATGACAGAAGAAGCAAGCGAAGGAAAAAATGCCTTCCTCGAAAAAAGAAAGCCGGATTTTGACAAATACCGGATTTAA
- a CDS encoding GNAT family N-acetyltransferase produces the protein MIRIRPVDMGNIKTHHTWNNDPELNYFDSDFPLDREPLSLFCRRLQEMMDDPNSGSLILEIHHEGDQKLIGIVDIHGIDHINKRCIIECTIAERDYQNQGYGTAAFREAVRYCFDEMGMNKVSSAAFDFNDKWIRILTNLEFTKEGTLREHAVKNGKYADKLVFSLLKSEYVTSDQFQMSLT, from the coding sequence ATGATACGTATCCGTCCCGTGGATATGGGAAATATTAAAACCCACCACACGTGGAACAATGACCCCGAACTCAATTATTTCGATTCAGATTTCCCGCTTGACCGTGAGCCGTTGTCGCTTTTTTGCAGACGATTACAGGAAATGATGGACGATCCGAATAGCGGCAGTCTGATTCTTGAGATTCATCATGAAGGCGATCAGAAGCTGATTGGGATTGTCGATATACATGGGATAGACCACATCAACAAGCGCTGCATTATTGAGTGTACCATTGCTGAAAGAGATTATCAGAATCAGGGTTACGGTACAGCGGCCTTTCGTGAAGCCGTACGCTACTGTTTTGATGAAATGGGAATGAATAAGGTGTCTTCAGCCGCATTCGATTTTAATGATAAGTGGATCAGAATTCTGACTAATCTTGAATTCACAAAAGAAGGCACGCTCCGGGAGCACGCGGTCAAAAATGGAAAGTATGCAGATAAACTGGTGTTCAGCCTTCTCAAATCGGAATATGTTACATCTGATCAGTTTCAGATGTCCTTAACATAG
- a CDS encoding SDR family oxidoreductase, giving the protein MKKSIFITGAASGIGRETALLFAKRGWFVGLFDLNENGLKAVAEEVGTDNCCYAKLDVTNPESYANAVAVFSKASGGAMNVLFNCAGIMYMGSIKDVTLEQQLRTMRINVEGIVIGVYAAMPLLKKAENPVILSMSSASALYGVPDLAVYSASKFAVRGLTEALHIELEREGIHVTDIMPLYVNTNMISSQQHKAGTLNIFGANLRPLQIAEVAWKACHQKKIHWVPTFKLKTLRTLSRLFPFVEKPVMKFLSK; this is encoded by the coding sequence ATGAAAAAAAGTATCTTCATCACGGGAGCGGCCTCCGGAATCGGCCGTGAAACAGCACTACTGTTCGCCAAGCGCGGCTGGTTTGTGGGCCTGTTCGACCTCAACGAAAATGGCCTCAAAGCCGTAGCTGAAGAAGTCGGCACAGACAATTGTTGCTACGCCAAACTCGATGTCACAAATCCGGAATCCTATGCCAATGCGGTAGCTGTTTTCAGTAAAGCAAGCGGCGGTGCCATGAACGTGCTCTTCAATTGCGCGGGCATCATGTACATGGGTTCAATTAAGGATGTGACCCTTGAACAGCAACTGCGCACCATGCGTATCAATGTCGAAGGCATCGTGATTGGCGTTTATGCGGCCATGCCGCTCCTCAAAAAAGCGGAAAATCCGGTTATTCTGAGCATGTCATCAGCTTCGGCCCTGTATGGCGTGCCCGATCTTGCGGTGTATTCGGCCTCCAAGTTTGCCGTACGCGGCCTCACCGAAGCCCTGCACATTGAACTCGAACGGGAAGGCATACACGTCACGGACATCATGCCGCTGTATGTAAACACCAACATGATCAGCTCTCAACAGCATAAGGCGGGAACCCTTAATATTTTCGGGGCAAACCTTCGACCGCTTCAAATTGCAGAAGTGGCCTGGAAAGCCTGTCATCAGAAAAAAATTCACTGGGTGCCTACTTTCAAACTCAAAACCCTGCGCACCCTCAGCCGCCTCTTCCCTTTCGTGGAAAAGCCTGTGATGAAGTTTTTGAGCAAATAG
- a CDS encoding alpha/beta fold hydrolase: MYTFEREGLTYKIAVSDSSTQGPSLLMLHGFAGSHQSFAHLLPHVKGFSRVMCPDLAGHGLSLSQATDPTARYAPKKQTEDLRLLLRELSTEKLVIYGYSMGARLALQLACALSAKPETGISPVGLLCESGSAGLRSESERRARRDSDRRLAQKIRTDFGAFHQSWDQLPVFETGTQPSTDLTKTLREIRSKQEPHHLAASLQAFGTGSMPALHDQLAQLSMPVTLLTGSCDTKFTHIANELLPLFGSRKKEHLCVPDCGHRIHLEQPHVVIQQLNALALPE; this comes from the coding sequence ATGTATACATTTGAGCGGGAAGGTCTCACCTATAAAATTGCTGTTTCCGATTCTTCGACTCAGGGACCTTCTCTGCTCATGCTGCATGGCTTTGCGGGGTCGCACCAAAGTTTTGCGCATTTGCTGCCGCATGTAAAAGGTTTTTCACGGGTGATGTGTCCCGATCTCGCCGGTCACGGCCTGAGCTTGAGCCAAGCCACGGATCCGACGGCACGCTACGCCCCTAAAAAACAAACCGAAGACCTCCGGCTTTTGCTGCGTGAGCTGTCCACCGAAAAACTGGTCATTTACGGATACAGCATGGGTGCCCGGCTTGCCCTGCAGCTTGCCTGCGCACTTTCGGCAAAACCTGAAACCGGCATTTCGCCGGTTGGTTTGCTGTGTGAAAGCGGGAGCGCAGGTCTGCGATCAGAAAGCGAGCGCCGCGCCCGTCGGGACAGTGACCGCCGGCTCGCCCAAAAAATCCGGACTGACTTCGGGGCTTTTCATCAAAGCTGGGATCAGCTACCGGTTTTCGAAACGGGCACGCAGCCTTCCACCGATCTCACTAAAACACTGCGAGAAATCCGCAGCAAACAGGAGCCGCACCATCTTGCAGCCTCCCTTCAGGCCTTTGGTACCGGCAGCATGCCCGCGCTGCATGATCAGCTTGCTCAGCTTAGCATGCCTGTAACCCTTCTTACCGGCAGCTGTGACACCAAATTCACGCACATTGCCAACGAACTGCTCCCGCTTTTCGGCAGTCGCAAAAAAGAGCACCTTTGTGTTCCCGACTGCGGGCACCGCATTCACCTTGAGCAACCGCATGTTGTGATACAGCAACTCAATGCGCTTGCCCTGCCGGAATGA
- a CDS encoding nuclear transport factor 2 family protein, with protein sequence MRSLTAVLFPLALLLSLNKTDSIQAQPISDSDAASAEIASLLDQFLEGAARSDAEIHDRFWHESLIYTSSAGIRFGKADLMSGLNPLPSDTEPELFYHAEEVHIRFVENLAVLHFTLVATDGETESRFLNSGILMQEEGQWQVISWQATVKASEP encoded by the coding sequence ATGAGAAGTCTTACTGCAGTACTCTTTCCGCTCGCGCTTTTGCTGTCGTTAAATAAAACAGACTCTATTCAGGCGCAACCGATTTCAGATTCTGATGCAGCTTCGGCTGAAATAGCGTCCCTTTTGGATCAGTTCCTGGAAGGCGCTGCACGCTCTGATGCTGAAATTCATGACCGCTTCTGGCACGAGTCGCTGATCTATACTTCATCCGCCGGCATCCGGTTCGGAAAAGCGGATCTGATGTCGGGCTTAAACCCGCTGCCATCCGACACCGAGCCGGAGCTGTTTTACCACGCTGAAGAGGTACACATCCGGTTTGTTGAAAACCTTGCCGTTCTGCATTTTACCCTTGTAGCCACGGACGGAGAGACGGAAAGCCGCTTCCTGAATTCCGGAATACTCATGCAGGAAGAAGGTCAGTGGCAGGTCATCAGCTGGCAGGCGACGGTAAAAGCGAGCGAACCGTAA
- a CDS encoding Y-family DNA polymerase — protein sequence MKPSQKTVHDRFREAPEKGSGPFYAIVDCNNFYASCERVFNPALRNKPVVVLSNNDGCVIARSAEAKEAGIPMGAPAFKYEREFQDKGVHVFSSNYALYGDMSGRVVHILRDFCEDVEVYSIDEAFMLLQPPAGRAVHLYGQEIRKRIFQWIGLPVSIGIAPTKTLAKIANHFAKREKLWDGVLHTDMIKDFDSYLKRLPVGEVWGIGKQHKQFLHSHGIESAFDLKQAPESWIKRHMHVTGLRTLRELNGIPSIEMEDLEPRKGILSSRSFRKPVTEYEQLQEAVSAYMSRAAEKLRAQQSVAGVVHVFVKTNRFAKNQPYYSNTATMPLPLATDFTPDLTKAALAGLSEVFLEGHAYQKAGVMLTEIRRSDQVQGNLFVDQDMLTRKKKLANAVDAVNQKMGRNKLIYAVNGIEQAWTMKQEHKSPGYTTRWDELPVAKS from the coding sequence ATGAAGCCATCCCAAAAAACGGTGCACGACCGCTTCCGCGAAGCCCCTGAAAAAGGCAGCGGCCCCTTTTATGCCATTGTGGACTGCAACAACTTCTATGCATCCTGCGAACGGGTTTTTAATCCGGCGCTGCGTAACAAACCGGTGGTGGTGCTCTCCAACAATGACGGCTGCGTAATTGCGCGCTCCGCTGAAGCCAAAGAAGCCGGAATCCCGATGGGCGCGCCCGCCTTCAAATACGAGCGGGAGTTTCAGGACAAAGGCGTGCACGTATTTTCCTCCAATTATGCCCTTTACGGCGACATGTCGGGCCGGGTCGTGCATATTTTGCGGGATTTTTGTGAAGATGTTGAAGTCTATTCCATTGATGAAGCCTTTATGCTGTTGCAGCCCCCGGCCGGACGTGCAGTGCATTTGTACGGGCAGGAAATCCGGAAACGGATTTTTCAGTGGATCGGGCTGCCGGTGAGCATTGGCATTGCGCCAACCAAAACCCTGGCCAAAATTGCCAATCACTTCGCCAAGCGCGAAAAACTCTGGGATGGCGTCCTGCATACCGATATGATAAAAGATTTTGACAGCTACCTGAAGCGGCTGCCCGTTGGCGAAGTATGGGGCATCGGCAAACAGCACAAGCAATTCCTGCACAGTCACGGCATTGAGTCAGCCTTTGACCTGAAACAGGCACCTGAAAGCTGGATCAAACGACACATGCACGTTACCGGGCTGCGCACGCTTCGCGAACTCAACGGCATTCCAAGTATCGAGATGGAAGACCTCGAGCCCAGAAAAGGAATCTTATCATCCCGGTCTTTCCGGAAACCGGTAACGGAGTATGAACAGCTTCAGGAAGCCGTTTCCGCCTATATGAGCCGCGCAGCCGAAAAACTTCGGGCTCAGCAATCTGTCGCCGGTGTTGTGCATGTTTTTGTGAAGACCAACCGCTTCGCCAAAAATCAACCCTACTACAGCAATACCGCAACCATGCCGCTTCCGCTTGCGACGGACTTCACCCCGGATCTCACCAAAGCTGCCCTTGCCGGATTAAGCGAAGTCTTCCTGGAAGGCCATGCCTATCAGAAAGCGGGGGTAATGCTTACTGAAATCAGACGGAGCGATCAGGTACAAGGAAACCTGTTTGTGGATCAGGACATGCTTACCCGGAAAAAGAAGCTGGCAAATGCAGTAGATGCCGTTAACCAAAAAATGGGGCGCAACAAACTCATCTACGCAGTAAATGGTATCGAACAGGCATGGACCATGAAACAGGAACACAAATCTCCGGGATATACGACCCGCTGGGACGAACTCCCCGTTGCCAAATCATAA